A genomic window from Nocardioides sp. BP30 includes:
- a CDS encoding TetR/AcrR family transcriptional regulator, producing the protein MTVRMPAEERRALILQAATRAFAEGGYSGTSTDTVAKEAGVSQPYVVRMFGTKLDLFLAVFGNACDRIEAAFRAVLDAGPFDPDSEVDKERMGHAYTELLADSDFLHVLMHGFTASSVPEIGAVARAGMGRIFDTLLATGWGEEKVRDFVAYGMLLNVLLAIDAFEGASGPLARLVQACVPHADGDAAAIRDSGRSHE; encoded by the coding sequence GTGACTGTTCGGATGCCTGCCGAGGAGCGGCGCGCGCTCATCCTCCAGGCCGCGACGCGCGCCTTCGCCGAGGGCGGCTACAGCGGCACCAGCACCGACACCGTGGCCAAGGAGGCCGGCGTCAGCCAGCCGTACGTGGTGCGGATGTTCGGGACGAAGCTGGACCTGTTCCTCGCCGTGTTCGGCAACGCCTGCGACCGGATCGAGGCGGCGTTCCGGGCGGTGCTCGACGCCGGACCGTTCGACCCCGACAGCGAGGTCGACAAGGAGCGGATGGGGCACGCCTACACCGAGCTGCTCGCCGACAGCGACTTCCTGCACGTGCTGATGCACGGCTTCACGGCCAGCAGCGTGCCGGAGATCGGGGCGGTCGCCCGCGCCGGGATGGGCCGCATCTTCGACACCCTGCTGGCGACCGGCTGGGGGGAGGAGAAGGTCCGCGACTTCGTGGCGTACGGCATGCTTCTCAACGTGCTCCTCGCCATCGACGCCTTCGAGGGGGCCAGCGGTCCGCTGGCCCGGCTGGTGCAGGCCTGCGTCCCGCACGCGGACGGCGACGCCGCGGCGATCCGCGACAGCGGCCGGTCGCATGAGTGA
- a CDS encoding carbohydrate kinase family protein — MSEPYVVVIGGANMDLHAQARADLVAGTSNPGSSQLSPGGVGRNIAEVIARLGTPCHLVSAVGDDPLGAELIAHTVDAGVDVTHVRQRPVATGTYAAILSPAGELVVAVADMAATDLVSPLAVEAAAGLIRGAGLLVLDGNLLPATVEHALEVARDADVSVVLDPVSVPKAERLRPTIGHGIGLVTPNRGELSALTGLPTRTPAQVDHAIERLHALGVPSVWVRLSEEGSILDTAAGRWPLSAPEVDLVDVTGAGDAMLGAFCHAVLGGADLLTAARYGHAAAALTVTSRSTVRTDLSDQLIRSML; from the coding sequence ATGAGTGAGCCGTACGTCGTCGTCATCGGCGGCGCCAACATGGACCTGCACGCCCAGGCGCGGGCGGACCTCGTCGCCGGCACCAGCAACCCGGGCTCCTCGCAGCTCTCGCCCGGCGGCGTCGGGCGCAACATCGCCGAGGTGATCGCCCGGCTGGGCACCCCGTGCCACCTCGTCTCCGCCGTCGGCGACGACCCCCTCGGTGCCGAGCTGATCGCCCACACGGTCGACGCCGGCGTCGACGTGACGCACGTGCGGCAGCGCCCGGTGGCGACAGGCACCTACGCTGCGATCCTCTCCCCGGCCGGCGAGCTGGTCGTCGCGGTGGCCGACATGGCCGCCACCGACCTGGTGTCGCCGCTGGCGGTGGAGGCGGCGGCCGGCCTGATCCGCGGGGCCGGTCTGCTGGTGCTCGACGGGAACCTGCTCCCCGCCACCGTCGAGCACGCGCTCGAGGTCGCCCGGGACGCCGACGTCAGCGTGGTGCTCGACCCGGTCAGCGTGCCCAAGGCGGAGCGGTTGCGCCCGACGATCGGGCACGGGATCGGGCTGGTGACCCCCAACCGCGGTGAGCTGTCGGCCCTGACCGGCCTCCCGACGCGCACGCCCGCGCAGGTCGATCACGCGATCGAGCGACTGCACGCCCTCGGCGTGCCGTCGGTGTGGGTGCGGCTGAGCGAGGAGGGCTCGATCCTCGACACCGCTGCGGGCCGGTGGCCGCTCAGCGCGCCCGAGGTGGACCTGGTCGACGTGACCGGCGCCGGCGATGCGATGCTCGGTGCGTTCTGCCACGCGGTGCTCGGAGGCGCCGACCTGCTCACGGCCGCGCGCTACGGTCACGCCGCCGCGGCGCTCACCGTCACCTCGCGCTCGACCGTGCGCACCGACCTGTCCGACCAGCTGATCAGGAGCATGCTGTGA
- a CDS encoding pseudouridine-5'-phosphate glycosidase translates to MNVEIAAEVREALEAGRPVVALESTIISHGMPYPQNVAMAREVEEIVRAGGAVPATIAVLDGVPKVGLSADELELLGSAPGVVKVSVRDLPYVVARRQHGATTVAATMRLAALAGIRVFVTGGLGGVHRGAATSFDISADLTELGQTSVAVVSAGVKSILDIGLTLETLETLGVPVLVDGSDEFPSFYSRSSGFAAPMRVDGPAEIAAVLAAKWSLGLPGGVVVAHPIPAEDEIPAGEIGGIIEQALGDADRLGISGKDITPYLLGRIVEITEGASLTANIALVKANARLGARIAVETSALAG, encoded by the coding sequence GTGAACGTCGAGATCGCCGCCGAGGTCCGTGAGGCGCTCGAGGCCGGACGACCCGTGGTGGCGTTGGAGTCGACCATCATCAGTCACGGGATGCCCTACCCGCAGAACGTCGCGATGGCGCGCGAGGTCGAGGAGATCGTCAGGGCAGGGGGCGCGGTGCCGGCGACCATCGCCGTGCTCGACGGCGTCCCCAAGGTCGGCCTGTCCGCCGATGAGCTGGAGCTGCTCGGCTCCGCACCCGGGGTCGTCAAGGTCAGCGTCCGCGACCTGCCGTACGTCGTGGCGCGCCGCCAGCACGGCGCCACCACGGTGGCGGCGACCATGCGGCTGGCCGCGCTCGCCGGTATCCGCGTCTTCGTGACCGGCGGGTTGGGTGGCGTGCACCGCGGGGCGGCCACCTCGTTCGACATCTCCGCCGACCTCACCGAGCTTGGCCAGACGTCGGTGGCGGTGGTCTCGGCCGGAGTGAAGTCGATCCTCGACATCGGGCTGACGCTCGAGACGCTCGAGACGCTGGGCGTCCCGGTGCTGGTCGACGGCAGTGACGAGTTCCCCTCCTTCTACTCCCGCTCCTCGGGCTTCGCCGCCCCGATGCGGGTCGACGGTCCGGCCGAGATCGCCGCCGTCCTCGCCGCCAAGTGGTCGCTGGGCCTGCCCGGCGGGGTGGTGGTGGCGCACCCGATCCCCGCCGAGGACGAGATCCCGGCCGGGGAGATCGGCGGCATCATCGAGCAGGCGCTCGGCGACGCCGACCGGCTCGGCATCAGCGGGAAGGACATCACGCCGTACCTGCTGGGACGGATCGTGGAGATCACCGAGGGCGCCTCGCTGACCGCCAACATCGCGCTGGTGAAGGCCAACGCCCGGCTGGGTGCCCGGATCGCCGTCGAGACGTCCGCCCTCGCGGGTTGA
- a CDS encoding sigma-70 family RNA polymerase sigma factor, whose translation MHESELSALFETERPRLLAIADRVLGSPAGAEDVVQEAWLRLASLPGSGTPDNVAAWLTTVVTRLCLDQLRSRRHVASTDELPEQPDAASGPEADAVLADRVDAAMLVVLHTLSPIERVAFVLHDLFAVPFEEVAATLGRSEAAVRQLASRARRRLRGADLEAERREHRAVVDAFLAAARGGDLPRLLSLLAPGVALHADPAGASMGADVRTGQEAVADRFNGARGAMPVTVDGWANAAWVHHREVKVAFLFTVADGLITDIDMVADPASLDLMEISGTANPNRHSIGEN comes from the coding sequence GTGCACGAGAGCGAGCTGTCCGCACTGTTCGAGACCGAGCGACCCCGCCTGCTGGCCATCGCCGACCGGGTCCTCGGCTCGCCGGCCGGTGCCGAGGACGTCGTCCAGGAGGCCTGGCTGAGGCTGGCATCCCTGCCCGGCAGCGGTACGCCGGACAACGTCGCCGCGTGGTTGACCACGGTCGTGACCCGGCTGTGCCTGGACCAGCTGCGCAGCCGGCGGCACGTCGCTTCGACCGACGAGCTGCCGGAGCAGCCGGACGCGGCGAGCGGGCCCGAGGCGGATGCGGTGCTCGCCGACCGGGTGGACGCGGCGATGCTGGTCGTCCTGCACACGCTCTCGCCGATCGAGCGGGTGGCGTTCGTGCTGCACGACCTCTTCGCGGTCCCCTTCGAGGAGGTGGCCGCGACCCTGGGCCGTTCCGAGGCGGCCGTGCGTCAGCTCGCCTCGCGGGCCCGGCGGCGGCTGCGCGGAGCGGACCTGGAGGCCGAGCGGCGCGAGCACCGCGCCGTGGTCGATGCGTTCCTCGCCGCGGCCCGCGGGGGCGACCTGCCGCGGTTGCTCTCGCTGCTGGCGCCCGGCGTCGCGCTGCACGCCGATCCGGCCGGGGCGTCGATGGGCGCCGACGTACGGACGGGTCAGGAGGCGGTGGCCGACCGGTTCAACGGGGCGCGCGGAGCCATGCCCGTCACGGTCGACGGCTGGGCGAACGCCGCCTGGGTCCATCACCGCGAGGTCAAGGTGGCCTTCCTCTTCACGGTCGCCGACGGGCTCATCACCGACATCGACATGGTCGCCGACCCGGCCTCACTGGACCTGATGGAGATCTCCGGCACGGCGAATCCGAACCGCCACTCGATCGGCGAGAACTGA
- a CDS encoding LLM class F420-dependent oxidoreductase, with translation MTNFGYTLMTEQSGPRELVGYAQRAEEVGFDFLQSSDHYSPWLTEQGHASYAWAVLGAVAQATSRVGLMTYVTCPTMRYHPAVVAQKAATLGLLSDGRFTLGLGSGENLNEHTVGMGWPGLETRQDMLTEAIEVIRALFAGDLVTYRGEHFDVDSARLWDLPEETVRIAVACAGDRAVEAFAPYGDDLIAVEPDQQLVTAWNDQPDALAIGSGARAIGQIPICWDPSEEAAIERAHREFRWFGGGWSVNADLPTTAGFSAASQFVRPEDVAESIPCGPDLDRIVESVRSFWEAGFTDIGLVQVGDEGQQRFLDEAAGPLLEKLRAAAPA, from the coding sequence ATGACGAACTTCGGCTACACCCTCATGACCGAGCAGAGCGGCCCCCGCGAGCTGGTGGGCTACGCGCAGCGCGCCGAGGAGGTCGGCTTCGACTTCCTGCAGAGCAGCGACCACTACTCGCCCTGGCTGACCGAGCAGGGGCACGCGTCGTACGCCTGGGCGGTGCTGGGCGCCGTCGCCCAGGCGACCTCGCGCGTGGGCCTGATGACGTATGTGACCTGCCCGACGATGCGCTACCACCCCGCGGTGGTGGCGCAGAAGGCGGCGACGCTGGGACTGCTCAGCGACGGGCGCTTCACACTCGGCCTGGGCAGCGGCGAGAACCTCAACGAGCACACCGTCGGGATGGGCTGGCCCGGGCTCGAGACCCGGCAGGACATGCTGACCGAGGCGATCGAGGTGATCCGGGCGCTGTTCGCCGGCGATCTGGTGACCTACCGCGGCGAGCACTTCGACGTCGACTCCGCACGGCTGTGGGACCTGCCGGAGGAGACCGTCCGGATCGCCGTCGCCTGTGCGGGCGACCGGGCGGTGGAGGCCTTCGCGCCGTACGGCGACGACCTCATCGCGGTCGAGCCGGACCAGCAGCTGGTGACCGCGTGGAACGACCAGCCCGACGCCCTCGCGATCGGCTCCGGTGCTCGCGCGATCGGCCAGATCCCGATCTGCTGGGACCCCTCCGAGGAGGCAGCGATCGAGCGGGCGCACCGGGAGTTCCGGTGGTTCGGCGGGGGCTGGAGCGTCAACGCCGACCTGCCGACGACTGCCGGCTTCTCCGCCGCCAGCCAGTTCGTCCGGCCCGAGGACGTCGCCGAGTCGATCCCGTGCGGTCCCGACCTGGACAGGATCGTGGAGTCCGTCAGGTCCTTCTGGGAGGCGGGCTTCACCGACATCGGGCTGGTCCAGGTCGGCGACGAGGGGCAGCAGCGGTTCCTGGACGAGGCCGCCGGGCCGCTGCTGGAGAAGCTGCGGGCGGCGGCCCCGGCCTGA
- a CDS encoding mycothiol transferase, whose amino-acid sequence MSPAELLQDAFARIVEGGTAVVDGLTEDQLTHRIDPEANTIAWLVWHLARVQDMQVADVAGHEQVWTAQGYAERFALPFDVQASGYGQSAEEVGRVRASAELLAAYLRATHEATIGYLERVTAAELDRVVDEHWDPPVTLGVRLVSVLEDDAQHLGQANYVRGIVERAGA is encoded by the coding sequence ATGAGTCCCGCAGAACTCCTCCAGGATGCCTTCGCCCGCATCGTCGAGGGCGGCACCGCCGTCGTCGACGGCCTCACCGAGGACCAGCTCACCCACCGGATCGATCCGGAGGCCAACACGATCGCCTGGCTGGTCTGGCACCTGGCCCGGGTCCAGGACATGCAGGTCGCCGACGTCGCCGGTCACGAGCAGGTCTGGACCGCGCAGGGGTACGCCGAGAGGTTCGCGCTGCCGTTCGACGTCCAGGCGTCCGGGTACGGCCAGAGCGCCGAGGAGGTGGGTCGGGTCAGGGCGAGCGCCGAGCTGCTCGCCGCGTACCTGCGTGCCACCCACGAGGCCACCATCGGCTACCTGGAGCGGGTCACCGCCGCCGAGCTCGACCGGGTGGTCGACGAGCACTGGGATCCGCCGGTGACCCTCGGCGTACGGCTGGTGTCGGTGCTCGAGGACGATGCCCAGCACCTCGGCCAGGCCAACTACGTGCGCGGCATCGTCGAGCGAGCCGGCGCCTGA
- a CDS encoding MFS transporter, which translates to MANLRSLVADTRPLREPHFRRLWIAMIVTMVGAQLTVVAVPAQIYADTGSSAYVGLTGLFGLVPLVVFGLYGGALSDHFDRRLMMMISTVGLIGTSALFWLQSALGNSNVWLLLSLFAVQQAFFAINSPTRAATLPKLLPPELLPAANSLSMTVMQAGAIAGPLVAGILIPITGYTYLYLIDTITLFATLYAVVLLPKMPVEGAGAKVPGLRSVLDGFVYLRTQPVLLMSFVVDLVAMIFGMPRALYPQIAHQSFLGPADGGIAFALLFAAIPAGSVVGGVLSGWMSRVERQGLIVLGCITVWGAGIALFGATLWVTPDLRVPMLILGLFFQMVAGAADVASAAIRGSILQSAADDNVRGRLQGVFTVVVAGGPRIADVAHGGAAAVVGTAATTFGGGVLVIVGIALCAVLAPTFVAYRVKQSDPLSV; encoded by the coding sequence GTGGCCAACCTCCGCAGTCTCGTCGCCGACACTCGACCGCTGCGCGAGCCACACTTCCGCCGGCTGTGGATCGCCATGATCGTCACGATGGTCGGCGCCCAGCTGACGGTCGTCGCGGTCCCCGCACAGATCTACGCCGACACCGGATCCTCGGCGTACGTCGGACTGACCGGCCTGTTCGGACTGGTCCCGCTGGTGGTCTTCGGCCTGTACGGCGGGGCCCTCTCCGACCACTTCGACCGACGCCTGATGATGATGATCTCGACGGTCGGCCTGATCGGCACGAGTGCGCTGTTCTGGCTGCAGTCGGCGCTCGGGAACAGCAACGTGTGGCTGCTGCTGAGCCTGTTCGCGGTGCAGCAGGCGTTCTTCGCGATCAACTCCCCGACCCGCGCGGCGACCCTGCCCAAGCTGCTCCCGCCCGAGCTGCTGCCGGCGGCCAACTCGCTGTCGATGACGGTGATGCAGGCGGGTGCCATCGCCGGACCGCTGGTTGCCGGCATCCTGATCCCGATCACCGGCTACACCTACCTCTACCTGATCGACACGATCACCCTCTTCGCCACCCTCTACGCGGTGGTGCTGCTGCCGAAGATGCCTGTCGAAGGCGCGGGCGCGAAGGTGCCGGGGCTGCGCTCGGTGCTCGACGGCTTCGTCTACCTGCGCACCCAGCCGGTGCTCCTCATGAGCTTCGTGGTCGACCTGGTCGCGATGATCTTCGGCATGCCGCGGGCGCTCTACCCGCAGATCGCGCACCAGTCCTTCCTCGGCCCGGCCGACGGCGGCATCGCGTTCGCGCTGCTCTTCGCCGCGATCCCGGCCGGGTCGGTGGTCGGCGGCGTCCTGTCGGGCTGGATGTCGCGGGTGGAACGGCAGGGCCTGATCGTGCTCGGCTGCATCACGGTGTGGGGGGCGGGCATCGCACTGTTCGGCGCGACGCTGTGGGTGACCCCGGACCTCCGCGTCCCGATGCTGATCCTCGGCCTGTTCTTCCAGATGGTCGCCGGCGCGGCCGACGTCGCCTCCGCGGCGATCCGCGGCTCCATCCTGCAGTCGGCGGCCGACGACAACGTCCGCGGTCGCCTGCAGGGCGTCTTCACCGTCGTGGTCGCCGGCGGCCCGCGCATCGCCGACGTCGCTCACGGCGGTGCCGCAGCGGTCGTCGGGACGGCGGCGACCACGTTCGGCGGGGGCGTGCTGGTCATCGTCGGCATCGCGCTGTGTGCGGTGCTCGCGCCGACCTTCGTCGCCTACCGGGTCAAGCAATCGGACCCGCTCAGCGTCTGA